A window from Candidatus Nitrospira neomarina encodes these proteins:
- a CDS encoding murein hydrolase activator EnvC family protein — MPGNTDDHLWLVAISAMTRVNLFFHTGVLPIGLLLILVQAGWSADPSTIKDEISQERLRLEKLNQEIAETQKETKRIEKKHGSVLKTIDKLDRQLYEQKKERNRINDQIKVTDEELANLSTKIGEVERDVQTRQSSISARLRLLYMEGRTGYLKTLFAAESFTEAAHRMDYLSWVAQREHQLVRQFQQDLSNLQQLKEKQTAAREDLLRFQGETQQTIKKVSGLKRQKRSVLVNLSKEKDAHQRMVEDLQRSAEQVDSLLKELDQRFKLAQSRMRQPPGAVPSLGSLLWPVEGKVVSNFGRQKHPTFDTFVTKKGIEISAKEGSPIRAVSSGNVVYADWLKGYGLVVIVDHTNGFYSLYAHASKLLVAEGQSVKNGQVIGETGETGVTQEDTLYFELRKGTTPIDPLKWLVKQP, encoded by the coding sequence GTGCCTGGGAACACTGACGACCATTTATGGCTCGTTGCGATTTCGGCTATGACGCGAGTTAATCTATTTTTCCACACAGGAGTGCTCCCAATTGGACTGCTCCTAATCTTAGTCCAAGCCGGTTGGAGCGCTGATCCATCCACCATCAAAGATGAAATCAGTCAGGAACGCCTGCGGTTGGAAAAGCTCAATCAGGAAATTGCCGAAACCCAAAAAGAAACCAAACGGATCGAGAAAAAGCATGGGTCGGTTTTGAAAACGATTGATAAATTGGATCGCCAGCTCTATGAGCAAAAGAAAGAACGCAATCGCATTAATGACCAGATCAAAGTAACAGACGAGGAATTGGCGAATCTGAGCACAAAGATTGGGGAAGTTGAGCGGGATGTTCAAACCCGGCAATCCTCCATTTCCGCCAGACTTCGGTTATTATACATGGAGGGACGCACAGGCTATTTGAAAACTCTTTTCGCAGCTGAATCATTTACCGAGGCCGCACACCGGATGGATTATCTTTCATGGGTTGCCCAACGGGAACATCAGCTTGTCCGACAGTTTCAACAAGACCTGTCGAATCTCCAACAGCTCAAGGAAAAACAGACGGCAGCCCGCGAGGATCTCCTTCGCTTTCAGGGAGAAACCCAACAGACCATCAAAAAAGTCTCAGGGCTCAAACGTCAAAAACGCTCTGTCCTGGTCAATCTCTCCAAAGAAAAGGACGCACATCAACGGATGGTTGAAGACCTTCAGAGATCAGCTGAACAGGTGGATAGCCTTCTCAAAGAATTGGACCAACGTTTCAAATTGGCTCAATCTCGGATGCGCCAACCACCTGGAGCTGTCCCATCCCTTGGATCTCTCCTATGGCCCGTTGAAGGAAAAGTGGTTTCAAATTTTGGTCGGCAAAAACATCCCACTTTTGATACATTTGTGACAAAAAAGGGCATAGAAATCAGCGCGAAGGAAGGGAGTCCGATTCGGGCAGTCTCATCGGGAAACGTCGTCTATGCCGACTGGCTTAAGGGATACGGCCTGGTCGTCATCGTCGACCATACCAATGGCTTTTACTCTCTTTACGCCCATGCCTCAAAGCTCTTAGTGGCTGAAGGCCAATCGGTCAAAAACGGGCAAGTCATTGGTGAAACAGGCGAAACAGGCGTCACCCAAGAAGACACTCTTTATTTTGAATTACGTAAAGGCACCACCCCCATTGATCCCCTGAAATGGCTGGTAAAACAGCCTTAA
- the trmD gene encoding tRNA (guanosine(37)-N1)-methyltransferase TrmD yields the protein MRCDILTLFPELIHSVSSQSIMKRAQDKGLLTLTVHNIRDYTHDPHRTADDTPYGGGGGMVMKAEPIFQAIDRIAPDLNEIRIIIPSPQGIPFSQEIANDLSQDTRPLLFICGHYEGIDERVRTHLRVEEFSLGDYVLTGGELAALVMIDAAMRLIPGVLGDPHSAQRESFVESLLDYPHFTKPVEIRGMSVPDILMSGNHEAIRRWRRKESLRQTLLKRPDLLNHHTWSSEDRELLEEIEHNYTSTSGRTTRP from the coding sequence ATGCGTTGTGACATTTTGACGTTATTTCCTGAGTTGATTCATTCTGTGAGCTCACAGAGCATCATGAAACGCGCCCAGGATAAGGGCCTGCTCACACTCACTGTCCATAACATTCGAGACTATACCCATGATCCACATCGAACGGCAGATGATACACCGTACGGAGGTGGCGGCGGGATGGTCATGAAGGCCGAACCGATTTTTCAAGCCATTGATCGGATAGCACCGGACCTTAATGAAATACGCATCATCATCCCCTCTCCACAGGGCATCCCGTTTTCTCAAGAAATTGCGAATGACCTGAGCCAGGATACTCGCCCTTTGTTATTTATTTGTGGGCACTATGAGGGAATTGACGAACGGGTACGAACACATTTGCGGGTTGAAGAATTTTCCCTTGGGGATTATGTGCTGACAGGTGGTGAATTGGCGGCACTCGTGATGATCGATGCGGCCATGCGTCTCATACCCGGAGTATTAGGGGATCCACATTCTGCTCAACGAGAGTCCTTTGTGGAATCCCTATTAGACTATCCTCATTTCACGAAACCCGTTGAAATTCGAGGCATGTCGGTTCCCGACATTTTAATGTCCGGCAACCATGAAGCCATTCGCCGTTGGCGTCGAAAAGAATCCTTGCGCCAAACGCTGCTGAAACGGCCGGATTTGTTAAATCACCATACTTGGAGTAGTGAAGATCGTGAGTTATTGGAAGAGATTGAACACAATTATACCTCGACGTCCGGTCGTACGACGAGACCTTGA
- a CDS encoding cell division protein FtsX, which translates to MKRLWYFIREAYTSLRTHQTSTLIGILITAFTLTSFGIFLLLYHNVHNLLGQVQHTIQIIVYPKDGIESGKLRDLQQGLKTDPAVDSLTFISKQDALTEFKEQFPEEVYLLEGLGESPFPASLVLTMAAKTPTTDMIANLVNRLKHHPDIDRVRYNRDWIERLTLIIAYMEFGALVVGSILALASVTIIAITVQLAFHTRQQEIEILRLIGATSLFISIPYLIEGAILGAAGGGIALGFLRGGFELFTHKTQGMSVFGGFSSALEFFPLPLSLILMAGGILLGCLGTLTTIYGSLRFRL; encoded by the coding sequence GTGAAACGGCTTTGGTATTTTATCCGTGAAGCCTACACCAGCCTTCGCACGCATCAGACCAGTACGCTGATTGGTATTCTCATTACCGCGTTCACCCTGACCAGCTTTGGCATCTTTCTCCTTCTGTATCACAACGTGCATAATCTGTTGGGTCAGGTTCAACACACGATTCAAATCATCGTCTATCCCAAGGATGGCATTGAATCCGGCAAACTTCGTGATTTGCAACAGGGCCTCAAGACGGATCCAGCGGTGGACTCCCTCACCTTTATTTCGAAGCAAGACGCCTTAACGGAATTCAAAGAACAATTTCCAGAGGAAGTCTATCTCCTGGAAGGGCTTGGCGAAAGCCCGTTTCCCGCATCATTGGTATTAACCATGGCCGCGAAAACCCCAACCACCGATATGATTGCCAACCTGGTCAACCGGCTCAAACATCATCCCGATATCGATCGGGTTCGGTATAATCGAGATTGGATCGAACGCCTGACCCTCATCATCGCCTATATGGAGTTCGGCGCGTTAGTCGTTGGGAGCATCTTGGCCTTAGCCTCCGTCACCATCATTGCGATTACCGTGCAACTGGCATTTCATACCAGACAACAGGAAATTGAAATATTACGGTTGATCGGGGCGACGAGTCTCTTTATTAGCATTCCGTATCTCATTGAGGGAGCCATCCTAGGGGCTGCCGGGGGTGGTATCGCCTTAGGATTCTTACGTGGGGGATTTGAACTTTTCACGCACAAAACCCAAGGCATGAGCGTGTTCGGGGGATTTTCTTCCGCATTAGAATTTTTTCCCCTTCCCCTATCACTCATTTTGATGGCAGGAGGCATCCTCTTGGGGTGCCTGGGAACACTGACGACCATTTATGGCTCGTTGCGATTTCGGCTATGA
- the ftsE gene encoding cell division ATP-binding protein FtsE, with product MIQLFHVTKYYDGCLALSDISLRIEKGECVLLTGPSGAGKTTLLKLIFGAEHPDEGQILVQNRNIARLGGSDVPYHRRTMGYVLQDFKLLPQRTVSENVALPLIIRGLSSFESRRKVLEALRAVGMDHKLSTIASVLSAGEQQRVCIARAIVNSPIILLADEPTGNLDPQLTTEIAALFKAINTRGTTVMMATHNRQVVEQLNGRILRLDCGHLVSDQGAYT from the coding sequence ATGATTCAATTATTTCACGTCACCAAATATTACGATGGCTGTCTTGCGCTTTCAGATATTTCCCTACGAATCGAAAAAGGCGAATGTGTGTTACTCACAGGACCCAGCGGAGCCGGCAAAACCACTCTACTCAAGCTTATTTTTGGAGCCGAACACCCTGATGAAGGTCAAATCCTCGTCCAAAATCGCAACATTGCCAGACTCGGTGGATCCGATGTCCCCTATCATCGGAGAACCATGGGGTATGTTCTTCAGGATTTCAAGTTGCTCCCGCAGCGGACGGTCTCCGAAAATGTGGCTCTCCCACTCATTATTCGTGGATTATCATCGTTCGAATCGCGACGGAAGGTCCTGGAAGCCCTTCGCGCGGTTGGCATGGACCATAAACTCAGCACCATTGCCTCCGTGCTGTCCGCTGGAGAGCAGCAACGCGTGTGTATCGCCAGGGCAATTGTGAACAGTCCCATCATACTTTTAGCCGACGAACCAACGGGAAATTTAGACCCCCAACTAACCACCGAAATTGCGGCATTATTTAAAGCCATCAATACCCGGGGAACAACCGTCATGATGGCAACCCACAATCGACAAGTGGTGGAGCAATTGAATGGAAGAATCCTCAGGCTGGATTGCGGACATCTCGTGTCGGATCAAGGAGCCTATACGTGA
- the rimM gene encoding ribosome maturation factor RimM (Essential for efficient processing of 16S rRNA), translated as MDAPELSRSPMVTIGRILKPFGVHGEVRIESLSDVPGRFEGLETVTLALPDGRILETLVTSVRQINQGVILGLSAFSTPETAALYRGAWIKIPENQNLPRDTDTFYQFELIGLKVEDAEGHPVGTLEEVLEYPQHHVFVIRNEDREILVPASRRTIAMVDLAHKVLRLTSREWWDTTYAL; from the coding sequence ATGGATGCTCCTGAGCTATCCCGGTCTCCCATGGTAACCATTGGCCGGATTCTCAAGCCGTTCGGCGTCCATGGGGAAGTCCGTATTGAATCCCTGTCGGATGTTCCCGGGCGATTTGAGGGATTGGAGACGGTGACACTGGCCCTTCCAGATGGAAGGATTCTGGAAACCCTGGTGACCTCGGTTCGGCAGATCAACCAGGGGGTGATTTTGGGACTTTCAGCGTTTTCGACACCGGAAACCGCTGCGTTGTACCGAGGGGCCTGGATCAAGATTCCAGAGAACCAGAACCTTCCCAGGGACACTGATACGTTTTATCAGTTTGAATTAATCGGGCTCAAGGTTGAAGATGCCGAGGGACATCCCGTAGGAACATTAGAAGAAGTGCTGGAATATCCCCAACATCATGTGTTTGTGATTCGAAATGAGGATCGTGAAATTCTGGTCCCTGCCAGTCGGCGAACCATTGCCATGGTAGACCTCGCCCATAAGGTTTTGCGGTTAACCTCACGTGAATGGTGGGATACCACGTATGCGTTGTGA
- a CDS encoding DUF748 domain-containing protein, which yields MKKNGKILLCILLGLILLYTFVGYLVIPWAIATKVPPRLSEQLGRPVGIQEVRFNPFLFTLQINGFDVQEQDSSPMLGFEDLFINFDPAASLVNRAYTFAEIRLELPYGLAWVRPDGTLNLAPLGSSSESQDVPPEALSEESSSPESAELPAILIEHLSIQQGMLEFRDSSRPTPFVAHFVPINLTLQQFSTQKGQANSYALSAERSAGEKITWEGTVTLEPFQSEGRLVFEDYQLPHLWTYAQDLVRFEIPQGRTTIKGHYRLSTTDQGVAVVVDEGTLTIHDLQIQEKGTLSPVITIPLFEVNGVSVDVAKQDVRIPSLKSRDVHFTGWVGKDGVVNYQTLFSPVALENQTVPEPESSPANRWKMVIEDLALDNLTIDFEDRQPEDPVKLLLDTIHFHTSDVSLDLDRSLPLDLSFQFNQTGKANLQGVLKIDPLSIDLDLSLKNIALQPFQPYIARFVQFDIEDGALSLQGSTHYQAETTTQPMGTFKGGMGISHLALGDPIQESSFLTWEAFELKALDLQIEPTIVNLQKIELINPALALLIDEEGRLNLQRLFSPPGSVSQEETTSDETPVEAESSESSSTPVKIESVSLTNLLAHFTDQSVTPNVVTKIDGLSGTIKGLSSDQLAKADVALQGTVDKYAPFKIAGQINPLSEEAYTDLTVTFNNLDLPTVSPYSAHYVGYPITKGKLSLDLEYKVSEKTLVGENKVLIDQLNMGEKIESPDATSLPIPLAVALLKDRKGQIDIDLPVRGNLDDPDFSYGGVIWNTLRNLLTKVATSPFAMVGRLVGGSGDDLQYVAFPSGNAQLSPAEQEKLHTLGQALGDRPALRLDIAGAADPQVDRQGLAAGELRKQLQQRKFVQGSSSAREGMSLDQIELSPEEEGRLLAEVYAEQFGVQPDTQASSPEGKGPNIPSPEQMKSKLLESIKVEDEQLRLLAQQRAQGIREFLIQEGKVAGDRVFLLEPNLSPVTEEQTVRNPLALAAN from the coding sequence ATGAAAAAAAATGGCAAAATTCTTCTGTGTATTCTTCTTGGATTGATCCTACTCTATACGTTTGTGGGTTACCTAGTGATTCCTTGGGCGATTGCCACGAAGGTTCCTCCAAGGCTTTCGGAGCAACTCGGTCGGCCGGTGGGCATTCAGGAAGTCCGGTTTAATCCCTTTCTGTTTACACTACAGATAAACGGGTTTGATGTTCAGGAACAGGATAGCTCACCTATGTTGGGGTTTGAGGACCTGTTCATTAATTTCGATCCTGCCGCTTCGCTGGTGAACCGGGCTTACACGTTTGCGGAAATCCGGTTGGAGCTGCCGTATGGATTGGCATGGGTTCGCCCCGACGGGACCTTGAATCTTGCCCCATTAGGCTCTTCCTCCGAATCTCAGGATGTCCCTCCCGAGGCTCTATCTGAGGAATCCTCATCACCAGAATCAGCAGAATTGCCGGCGATTCTCATCGAACACCTTTCCATTCAACAGGGAATGTTGGAATTTCGGGATTCTTCCCGCCCGACTCCATTTGTGGCGCATTTCGTGCCAATCAATCTCACGTTGCAACAGTTTAGTACCCAAAAAGGGCAGGCCAATTCCTATGCTCTCTCAGCTGAACGCAGTGCAGGAGAGAAAATTACCTGGGAGGGGACGGTCACTCTAGAACCCTTTCAGTCCGAAGGGCGCTTGGTTTTTGAAGATTACCAATTGCCCCACCTATGGACCTATGCTCAGGATTTGGTTCGATTTGAGATTCCCCAAGGACGGACGACGATAAAGGGACATTATCGATTGTCTACGACCGATCAGGGGGTGGCTGTCGTGGTCGATGAAGGGACCCTGACGATTCATGATTTACAAATTCAGGAGAAAGGGACTCTTTCCCCCGTGATCACGATTCCCCTTTTTGAAGTCAACGGCGTCTCGGTTGATGTGGCCAAGCAGGACGTTCGAATTCCTTCACTAAAGTCTCGTGACGTTCATTTTACCGGGTGGGTCGGGAAGGATGGAGTGGTCAATTATCAAACGTTGTTTTCACCTGTGGCATTAGAAAATCAGACAGTTCCTGAACCGGAGTCTTCCCCGGCCAATCGGTGGAAGATGGTCATTGAGGATCTTGCCTTGGATAACCTCACGATTGATTTCGAGGACCGCCAGCCTGAAGATCCTGTCAAACTGCTATTGGACACCATTCATTTTCACACCTCGGACGTGTCATTGGATTTGGATCGCTCTCTTCCTCTGGATCTTTCGTTTCAGTTCAATCAAACCGGCAAGGCTAATTTGCAGGGGGTGTTGAAGATAGATCCTCTGTCCATTGACCTTGACCTGTCATTAAAGAACATTGCCCTTCAGCCGTTTCAACCGTACATAGCTCGCTTTGTTCAATTTGATATCGAGGATGGCGCGCTCTCGCTGCAAGGAAGCACACACTATCAGGCGGAAACGACGACTCAACCAATGGGGACCTTTAAAGGAGGAATGGGGATATCCCACTTGGCCCTTGGAGATCCCATCCAGGAATCCTCTTTTTTGACATGGGAGGCGTTTGAGCTGAAGGCTTTGGACCTTCAGATTGAACCGACCATAGTCAATCTTCAAAAAATCGAACTGATCAACCCCGCACTTGCCTTGTTGATTGATGAGGAAGGAAGGTTGAATCTTCAACGATTGTTTTCACCGCCAGGATCCGTATCTCAAGAAGAAACGACATCAGATGAAACCCCGGTAGAGGCCGAATCTTCCGAATCGTCCTCGACTCCGGTCAAAATTGAGTCGGTGTCTCTTACCAATCTTCTGGCTCATTTTACCGATCAATCGGTTACTCCGAATGTCGTGACAAAAATTGATGGTTTGAGCGGTACGATTAAGGGCCTTTCTTCGGACCAACTAGCCAAAGCCGATGTCGCGTTACAAGGGACGGTAGATAAATACGCCCCATTCAAGATTGCCGGGCAGATTAATCCTTTGAGTGAAGAGGCCTATACGGATTTGACTGTCACGTTTAACAATCTTGATCTCCCCACCGTCTCTCCTTATTCGGCCCATTATGTCGGATATCCCATCACGAAGGGGAAGCTGTCGTTGGATCTTGAGTATAAAGTTTCTGAAAAGACTCTCGTTGGTGAAAATAAGGTGTTGATTGACCAGTTGAACATGGGTGAGAAAATCGAAAGTCCGGATGCGACGTCGTTGCCAATTCCTCTTGCCGTGGCCTTATTGAAAGACCGCAAAGGACAGATCGATATTGATTTGCCGGTTCGCGGGAATTTGGACGATCCGGATTTTAGTTATGGAGGAGTGATCTGGAATACCCTGAGAAATCTTCTGACGAAAGTTGCGACATCTCCTTTTGCCATGGTCGGAAGGTTGGTGGGTGGCAGCGGTGATGATCTGCAATATGTGGCCTTTCCTTCGGGTAATGCCCAGTTGTCTCCTGCTGAACAGGAAAAACTGCATACGCTTGGTCAAGCGCTGGGCGATCGTCCTGCCTTGCGACTGGATATTGCCGGGGCTGCCGATCCCCAGGTCGATCGCCAGGGTTTGGCTGCCGGGGAATTGCGGAAACAACTGCAACAGCGAAAATTCGTCCAGGGCTCCTCTTCCGCGAGGGAGGGGATGTCTTTAGATCAGATTGAACTCAGTCCAGAGGAGGAAGGTCGCTTGCTCGCAGAGGTGTATGCCGAGCAATTTGGAGTGCAACCCGATACCCAGGCTTCTTCTCCCGAAGGGAAGGGTCCGAACATTCCTTCACCGGAGCAGATGAAATCCAAATTGCTTGAATCGATCAAGGTGGAGGACGAGCAGCTTCGCCTCCTGGCTCAGCAACGGGCTCAAGGCATTCGTGAATTTCTCATTCAGGAGGGGAAGGTAGCCGGTGATCGAGTGTTCCTCCTCGAACCCAACCTCAGTCCCGTTACGGAAGAACAAACTGTTCGGAATCCTTTGGCTTTAGCCGCGAATTGA
- the rpsP gene encoding 30S ribosomal protein S16 — MAVHLRLTRVGRHKRPFYRVVAADARMPRDGRFLEVIGTYDPLKASDKASFKEDRVLNWLQNGAQPTDSVRGLLRQTGILKAFRESKQAPAK, encoded by the coding sequence GTGGCAGTACATTTGCGACTTACACGTGTGGGCCGGCATAAACGACCATTTTATCGAGTAGTGGCAGCCGATGCCCGCATGCCGCGGGACGGTCGATTCCTTGAGGTCATTGGGACCTATGACCCCCTCAAGGCAAGCGATAAGGCGTCGTTTAAAGAAGATCGGGTGTTGAATTGGCTTCAAAATGGGGCTCAGCCCACTGATTCCGTCAGGGGGTTATTACGACAGACCGGCATCTTGAAGGCCTTTCGGGAATCCAAACAAGCCCCCGCCAAATAA
- a CDS encoding YraN family protein, which produces MSTPSHQFGRSAEEFAEEWLRKKGYRILERNLRVGGGELDLIAQQDDTLVFIEVKGRRTDQFGGAPYAIDARKKRQIIKLASYYLSQKGLSNQVCRFDVILIAGTPEGSPKLTHLEQAFEVSSSDWQW; this is translated from the coding sequence ATGAGCACGCCTTCTCACCAGTTTGGGCGATCAGCGGAGGAGTTTGCAGAGGAATGGCTCCGGAAAAAGGGCTATCGGATTCTTGAGCGAAATTTACGGGTAGGAGGTGGAGAATTGGATCTCATTGCACAACAGGACGATACGCTGGTGTTTATTGAGGTCAAGGGACGACGCACCGATCAATTCGGCGGCGCTCCCTATGCCATCGATGCGCGCAAAAAACGCCAAATCATTAAATTGGCGTCGTATTACCTTTCTCAAAAGGGCCTCAGCAACCAAGTTTGCCGGTTTGATGTGATCTTGATCGCAGGTACCCCTGAGGGTTCTCCGAAATTAACTCACCTGGAACAGGCTTTTGAGGTTTCCAGCTCCGACTGGCAATGGTAA
- the rplS gene encoding 50S ribosomal protein L19: MNLLERLEQSLAQGTVPFFEIGDTVRVKVRVVEERQYGKKKEEAKERIQVFEGLVIARKGRKVCENFTVRKISFGVGVERIFPLHSPNLAGIEVIRKGQVRRAKLYYLRDKKGKAAKISEREFSRTPKTVKNAAAAVEVPESGESEPTEVAE, translated from the coding sequence ATGAATTTATTAGAGCGTTTAGAGCAATCGTTGGCACAGGGAACCGTGCCGTTTTTTGAAATAGGTGACACCGTCAGAGTTAAAGTGCGCGTGGTCGAAGAACGACAATACGGGAAAAAGAAAGAAGAGGCCAAAGAACGCATTCAGGTGTTTGAAGGACTCGTGATCGCTCGAAAGGGCCGAAAGGTATGCGAGAATTTTACCGTTCGAAAGATTTCATTTGGAGTCGGAGTCGAGCGAATTTTCCCCCTTCACTCTCCTAATCTGGCAGGCATCGAAGTCATCAGAAAAGGTCAAGTGCGGCGGGCGAAGTTGTATTACCTTCGAGACAAAAAAGGCAAAGCTGCTAAAATTTCAGAACGGGAGTTTTCGCGCACACCAAAAACGGTGAAAAACGCTGCGGCGGCAGTCGAGGTCCCTGAATCCGGTGAATCGGAACCCACGGAAGTAGCGGAATAA
- the ffh gene encoding signal recognition particle protein: MFTTLTEKIEKVFKQLRGQAVLTEENITDALKEVRLALLEADVNFKIVKDFIEKVRIKAVGQEVLKSLTPAHQVVKVVWEELRDLLGHEQSALHLSSQPPTVIMMVGLQGSGKTTTTGKLAHYFKTEGKRVLLVAADPRRPAAGDQLTSLGTDLDITVHRGTNEGQPGAQAVQTCRDGVTRGRDHGYDVVLLDTGGRLQIDEELMQELVDIQTGVKPQEILLIADSMTGQEAVAVAERFNQALGLTGVILTKVEGDARGGAVLSIRAATGKPIKFLGIGEKLDALEPFYPDRMASRILGMGDVLTLIEKAQENFSEEQAVALQKKVSSNTLTLEDFRDQIKQVNKLGSFDQILDMLPGGQKIKTMMGSGAAGNAQVPEKEMKRVVAIIDSMTPRERRDHTILNGNRKKRVAKGSGTSVPEVNRLIKQFLDARRMMKSLVGGQMGMGKGKKRGKLIRRAIHAR; this comes from the coding sequence ATGTTTACCACGCTGACAGAGAAAATCGAAAAAGTTTTCAAACAGTTACGCGGCCAGGCCGTTCTGACTGAAGAGAATATTACTGATGCCTTGAAAGAGGTGCGCCTGGCGCTGTTGGAAGCCGACGTCAACTTCAAAATTGTTAAAGACTTTATTGAAAAGGTTCGTATAAAAGCCGTCGGGCAGGAAGTCCTGAAAAGTCTCACACCCGCCCATCAAGTGGTGAAAGTCGTCTGGGAGGAGCTGCGGGACCTTCTCGGCCATGAACAAAGTGCCCTTCATCTCTCTTCCCAGCCTCCTACCGTCATCATGATGGTCGGATTGCAAGGCTCAGGCAAGACCACCACCACCGGGAAACTCGCTCATTATTTTAAAACTGAAGGCAAGCGGGTCTTGTTGGTCGCGGCCGATCCCCGTCGCCCTGCCGCCGGAGATCAGCTGACCTCACTCGGAACTGACCTTGATATTACGGTCCATCGTGGGACGAACGAGGGGCAACCTGGCGCCCAGGCCGTTCAAACCTGTCGGGATGGAGTCACTCGCGGGCGTGATCACGGCTACGATGTGGTGCTCTTAGATACCGGCGGTCGACTGCAAATCGATGAAGAATTGATGCAGGAGTTAGTCGATATCCAAACAGGCGTTAAGCCACAGGAAATTTTGCTAATCGCCGACTCCATGACCGGTCAGGAAGCGGTTGCTGTCGCCGAACGTTTCAATCAGGCCCTCGGTCTCACTGGCGTCATTTTAACGAAGGTCGAGGGCGATGCCCGTGGCGGAGCGGTGCTCTCGATCCGTGCGGCGACAGGCAAACCCATTAAATTCCTAGGAATCGGGGAAAAGCTGGATGCGTTAGAGCCCTTTTACCCCGACCGGATGGCCTCCCGTATTCTCGGGATGGGTGATGTGCTGACCTTGATTGAGAAAGCCCAAGAGAACTTTTCGGAGGAACAAGCGGTCGCATTGCAAAAAAAGGTTTCGAGTAATACCCTGACGTTGGAAGATTTTCGTGATCAAATCAAACAGGTGAATAAATTAGGATCGTTCGATCAGATTTTAGACATGCTCCCGGGCGGGCAAAAAATTAAAACAATGATGGGTTCCGGCGCCGCCGGGAATGCTCAGGTACCAGAAAAAGAAATGAAACGGGTGGTGGCGATTATCGATTCGATGACTCCGCGCGAAAGACGGGATCATACGATTTTAAATGGGAACCGAAAAAAGAGGGTGGCCAAAGGTAGCGGAACATCCGTGCCAGAGGTCAATCGGCTCATTAAGCAATTCTTGGATGCCCGACGCATGATGAAGTCCCTGGTCGGAGGGCAAATGGGGATGGGAAAAGGAAAAAAGCGCGGGAAGCTGATCCGCCGGGCAATTCATGCCAGGTAA
- a CDS encoding ribonuclease HII, with translation MHTDSPSWMGTGPTDFFEQAARALGYRRIAGLDEAGRGPLAGPVVAAIVILPRRWSPVLLDDSKLLTEQQRNVLYEAITTRAIAWAIGMASAQEIDELNILGATRLAGCRALSYLATPPDYLLLDALHLPRVSVPQRPVIKGDQLSRSIAAASILAKVARDRMMISYHERFPQYQFHLHKGYSTPEHLRRLQQFGPCPGHRRSFGPVQACLNVPSLA, from the coding sequence TTGCACACCGACTCTCCCTCATGGATGGGTACGGGTCCGACAGATTTCTTTGAACAAGCGGCCCGAGCCCTTGGATACCGGCGCATTGCAGGCCTGGATGAGGCTGGGCGCGGTCCTTTGGCCGGGCCGGTGGTTGCCGCCATCGTGATTCTTCCACGTCGGTGGTCACCGGTCCTTCTCGACGACTCCAAACTCCTGACTGAACAGCAACGAAACGTATTATATGAGGCCATCACCACCCGGGCCATTGCTTGGGCGATCGGCATGGCATCAGCACAGGAGATTGACGAACTTAACATCCTGGGGGCCACCCGATTGGCCGGTTGCCGGGCTCTGAGCTACCTGGCTACGCCACCCGATTATCTCCTTCTTGATGCTTTGCACCTCCCTAGGGTTTCTGTCCCTCAACGACCGGTTATCAAAGGCGACCAACTTTCACGATCTATTGCCGCCGCATCTATTCTGGCGAAAGTTGCACGAGATCGCATGATGATCTCCTATCACGAACGGTTTCCTCAGTACCAATTTCATCTCCACAAAGGTTATTCCACACCGGAACATCTCAGACGGTTACAGCAGTTCGGCCCTTGTCCAGGGCATCGACGAAGCTTCGGGCCTGTCCAGGCCTGCCTGAATGTGCCCTCGCTCGCATGA